cctccctccaggccctacatgctgtcccctccctcccctccctccctccaggctccTACATGCTGTCCTCCCTCCTTCAGGCCCGACATACAaggtcccctccctcccctcttcctccctccaggcTCCTACAtgctgtcccctcctctccctcccttcaggcTCCTACAtgctgtcctccctcctccccctccctccctccagggcTCCTACATGttgtcccctcccccctccctccaggctCCTACATgctgtcccctcctcccttcaGGCTCCTAcatgtccctcctccctcccctcctccctccaggcTCCTACatgctgtcctcctccctccttcaggCTCCTACatgctgtcctcctccctcccctccctccctccctccaggccctacatgctgtcccctccctccccttcctccaggCTCCTACatgctgtcccctccctccctccccccaggcTCCTACatgctgtcccctccctccctccccctccctccaggcTCCTACATGCTGTCCCCTCCTCCAGGCTCCTACATGCTGTCCCCTCCTGGGCTCTCCCCTCAGCTGCTCCTGGAGGTGTCTGAGTCGCTCCAGCTCCAGTTCCTGGGAGTGCAGTGTATCCTGGGCCCCTCTCCAACTGACCCCTCAGCCTCTGCAGATCTGCCTGCCCGGCACGCTCTCCTCCTGGGTCCTGTAGCCACGCTGCACCCTGGGACTGAAAGAGGAGGTACAGCAGAGTGTAGTTCATTTCAGGATATTTTGAAAGTGGGGGGGTAATTTTCCATAAAGTCTTAAGGCTCCTAAATTCTAATGTCAACAATAGTCTTCAGTGTTCACATATGTAGAATAACAGTAAATCTCTCGATGAGACAGGTGATGATAGAAGATTAGAGAGGAATCAGCTTCAAGGTCACGACCCTGTAAATTATGATGTAAAACTATCTGTACATGTtttgtacaacacaacacatagtAAATAGTAAAGTCCCTGGTTGCTAAGTTACCTTCATATATTAGTGAACTGCTCTGCCAGACCCTTCCTCTGGGTCTCCAGGGACGACACTCAAGCTTGGTACTGCATCCTCTGGTTCTCTGACTGGGCTGACTCTCTGACGGAACTCCTGATGAACACAACACGGAGGTCAGGGGTCAAACAACACGGAGGTCAGGGGTCAAAACAACACAGAGGTCAGGgtcaaaaacaacacagaggtcAGGGATGAACACAACACAGAGGTCAGGGATGAACACAACACAGAGGTCAGGGATGAACACAACACAGAGGTCAGGGATGAACACAACACAGAGGTCAGGGATGAACACAACACAGAGGTCAGGGATGAACACAACACAGAGGTCAGGGATGAACACAACACAGAGGTCGGGGATGAACACAACACAGAGGTCAGGGATGAACACAACACAGAGGTCAGGGATGAACACAACACAGAGGTCGGGGATGAACACAACACAGAGGTCAGGGATGAACACAACACGGAGGTCAGGGgtcaaaaacaacacagaggtcagggatgaacacaacacagaggtcaggggtcaacacaacacaggggtcaggggtcaacacaacacagaggtcaggggtcaacacaacacagaggtcaggggtcatcacaacacagaggtcaggggtcaacacaacacagaggtcaggggtcaacacaacacagaggtcaggggtcaacacaacacagaggtcaggggtcaacacaacacagaggtcaggggtcaacacaacacagaggtcaggggtcaacacaacacagaggtcaggggtcaacacaacacagaggtcagggatgaacacacagctagggaaCAGCAGAGGGCGTCAAAAGGCACATCCGGGGCAACATGCACCTCAAGTGCCGCTTGATCTAGATCAGGTCCTTCTTGTCCAATATAATGTTATTCTAGAATCTTAAAAGAAGGTCAAACTGATGATCACTCCTTCTCTGACAAAATGTCTACATAATGTACTCTACATCCTGGACACCAGGAGCACCGGGAACACTGGTCCATAGCTTCTGAGAAAAGAACCAGGCCGTACCTCTATCTTTCCATTGAGGCGGGtcacctctgtcctgtcctcctctcggCTCTTGGCTCCTTCACGAGACTCCTTCAGCTGTTTACTCTGAAGCTTCTGGTAGCTGCGTTTCAGCTTAGACaactggagggagtggaggaggaggagacatggGAATGGTGTGGCTTGATTCATGCAGCTCTCTGTACACATTAGACTAGACTGGGTCTCACCCGTACTATGTAAGCACCTTGAGCATACGGAAAATGGATATTATTGGTTCTCTAATCTAGAGtaaagacagatggacagacagacagatatgcagACAgactgacggacggacggacggacggacggacagacagacggacagacagactgacagacagactgacagacagactgacagataggtagacagactgacagactgacagataggtagacagactgacagactgacagataggtagacagacagacagacagacagacagacagacagacagacagacagacagacagacagacagacagacagacagacagacagacagacagacagacagacagacagacagacagacaggcaggcaggcaggcagacagacagacagacagactgacagactgacagataggtagacagactgacagactgacagataggtagacagactgacagacagactgacagataggtagatagactgacagacagacagataggtagacagacagacagacaggtagactgaCTAACGGACAGATacgcagacagactgacagactgacagacaggtagacagacagactgacagacagatagacagataggtagacagacagacaggtagactgaCTAACGGACAGATacgcagacagactgacagactgacagacagacagacagactgacagactgacagacaggtagacagactgacagacagacaggtagacagacagacaggtagacagacagacaggtagacagactaaCGGACAGACCGACAGCATCTTTGTGTTGCACTAAAGCGCTCACTAACGTACCTCATCTTTGACACGCTGCAGTTGTTCCTCATATTTAATGACCAGCTCTTGCTTCCCTGTCTGGACCTCATTTAGCTGCTTGCGGAGCAACCCAGCCTGTGAGAAGATAAACAGGCTCGTGTAAAGAGAACCCGGTAGGCAGGCTGCATTCACAGCTACAAAACACACTTTAGGAACTGACACTGTCGTGCAGCAATGCATGTTAAATTAAAACAAACTTTTTGTAGTAGTCACAGAATTGTTCCAATGTTGTGTCTCGATGTGTCGGACCTCATCTCTAGTGTAAGTTCTCACCAACAACAACATGACAGCCTCGCAGTTCATTCCATTAGTGTGTTTCTTCTGGGAGATTAGCATTCGAGCTCAGTTTTAGGCCCCACACGTTACGCTGACGGAGACTGACGGAAAGCTGAACGCCTCACAGTTACATGCAGTAGAAAGATTGCCCCACACATTTGGGTTGCAAAAATCTGACAACTTTCCTCGAATTTGCAGGTTTTGCAGAAATCCTGTTGAAGGATTccaaatgcatttttttttttttgcttattACAATTATCTTCTAAACAGGATTTCTAGAAAACTGGAGAATTTAGGAAAATTAAGAGAGTTTTGCATTCTACTTCCACATAGCCTCTCAGTCTAGTTCACCTGCATCAGCCTTTCTTCTCCACTACCACTTTCAACAACCGACAGCCAGTGTTCTGCAGGTCTAACAGTGAAACTATAGCCACTGTCACTTTGTACATCTTCCACAGGGTATAAAAGGCAAGGAGTGAGACATCAGGAGTTAAAACAGAGATGATATATACTGCCttcagagtattcagacccctttgactttttccccacattttgttacgttacagcctgaatttaaaaaataGATTCAATTAAGATGTTGTAActgatctacatacaatacctaataatgtcaaagtggaatcatgtttttttttttttgagtcaataagtattcaacccctttattatgggaatcctaaataagttcaggagtaaaatgtgcttaacgagtcacataataagttgcatggactcacttgtgttcaataacagtgtttaacatgattttcaaccactacctcatctctgtaccccacacatggaattatctgtaaggtcctcaTCTTctaccacacatacaattatctttaaggtcccctcagcagtgaatttcaaaaacacagattcaaccacaaagaccagtgaGGTTTTCCATGTCTCGCAAAAGAAGGacatctattggtagatgggcaaaaataaaaaactaagcagacattgaatatccctttgtggttgaatccatgtttgaaattcactactggactgagggaccttacagataattgtatgtgtggggtgagatacccaatgggttGGACAATAGTTTTCTTGTCAATCCTCTTGGAAAAAAAGGTATACTTAaaactggaaatcaaccaatcctccatcGTTAACAACAAATGGAAAGGTCAAATGCTTTATGATCTAAAATTGAAAAGTGTGTGGGGCGATGGAGAGAAATAAAAATGGCCCCTGCTTGAGACCATGGGGTTTGAGAGTGATGGGGGAGTCTGGGGATGGGGGAGTCTTGGGGATGCAGGcgctggggatgggggtgtctggggatgggggtgtctggggatgggggagtctggggatggggagtctggggatgggggagtctggggatgggggtgttcTGGGGATggggggtgtctggggatgggggagTCTGGGGGATGGGGGCGCTGGGGATGGGGGAGTCTGGGGGATGCAGGCGCTGGGGATGGGGGAGTCTGGGGGATGGGGGAGTCTGGGGATGGGgagtctggggatgggggtgtctggggatgcaggcgctggggatgggggtgtctggggatgtAGGCGTCCggggatgggggtgtctggggatggggtGTCTGGGGATGGAGGCGCTGGGGATGGGGGAGTCTgggggatgggggtgtctggggatgggggtgtctgggggatgggggtgtctggggatgggggtgtctggggatggggggagtctggggatgggggagtctggggatgggggtgtctggggatgggggtgtgcctggggatgggggtgtctggggatgggggtgtctggggatgcAGGCGCTGGGGATGGGGGAGCTGGGGATGGTGGCGCTGGGGATGGGGAGTCTGGGGGATGGGGGGAGTCTGGGGATGCAGGCGTCTGGGGATGGGGgagtctggggatgggggtgtcctggggatgggggtgtctggggatgcAGGCGCTGGGGATGGGGgagt
This is a stretch of genomic DNA from Oncorhynchus gorbuscha isolate QuinsamMale2020 ecotype Even-year unplaced genomic scaffold, OgorEven_v1.0 Un_scaffold_15073, whole genome shotgun sequence. It encodes these proteins:
- the LOC124030754 gene encoding centrosomal protein of 63 kDa-like — protein: MHCCTTVSVPKVCFVAVNAACLPGSLYTSLFIFSQAGLLRKQLNEVQTGKQELVIKYEEQLQRVKDELSKLKRSYQKLQSKQLKESREGAKSREEDRTEVTRLNGKIEEFRQRVSPVREPEDAVPSLSVVPGDPEEGSGRAVH